One window from the genome of Prinia subflava isolate CZ2003 ecotype Zambia chromosome 2, Cam_Psub_1.2, whole genome shotgun sequence encodes:
- the MEA1 gene encoding LOW QUALITY PROTEIN: male-enhanced antigen 1 (The sequence of the model RefSeq protein was modified relative to this genomic sequence to represent the inferred CDS: inserted 1 base in 1 codon) produces MQFQLNQTLLEQPPSPAPHSTNSPGRSAAPLPGSGHAPAPLPAPPGPSPSVPPAGPAEGTGRAPRPGPHGGARRCLPASRCPSPGTAPPAPAPQRPQPVPVPVQGAPTAPLRQQLRRSLGLVVRRGPARVRGRPPRRSAAAPTGPSAVPGPGPPQGRLPGLPAPPGPAPAHTERATLDADARWHRRRVPAAAPASGLQLPQCPAAAAAPPRDYNSHSAPRRRRQFRAAAAAAAPRRRARCXAVVRSMGPERVCPREPGPPEGPDGAAGWSGDEEEEEEEEEGGGYLYQPLSQEPEQGPGEAGPGLQERLQMLRLHLPDPPVDSEEESEEEAADGATAASSRSSIPMDAEHVELVKRTMAGVKLPTLGIPAWASQISEEQWKDVVQRTLQARQSLGGPRPQWD; encoded by the exons ATGCAATTCCAGCTGAACCAGACACTGCTAGAACAGCCCCCGAGCC CCGCCCCTCACAGCACGAACTCTCCGGGCcgctcagcagctcctctgcccgGCTCCGGACACGCTCCAGCGCCGTTGCCCGCCCCTCCCGGCCCGAGCCCCTCCGTGCCGCCCGCGGGCCCGGCTGAGGGCACCGGGcgggccccgcgccccggccctCACGGAGGGGCCCGGCGGTGCCTGCCGGCCTCAcgctgccccagcccgggcacggccccgccggcTCCCGCGCCCCAGCGGCCCCAGCCCGTACCTGTACCCGTACAAGGAGCTCCGACAGCCCCGCTCCGCCAGCAGCTCCGCCGCTCTCTGGGACTTGTAgtgcggcgcggccccgcccgggtCCGCGGGCGCCCCCCGCGCCGGAGCGCCGCGGCCCCGACGGGCCCTTCCGCGGTGCCGGGCCCCGGCCCCCCTCAGGGGCGGCTCCCCGggctccccgccccgccgggcccggccccggcccacACCGAGAGGGCCACGCTCGATGCCGACGCTCGGTGGCACCGGCGGCGCGTGCCGGCGGCGGCGCCCGCCTCGGGACTACAACTCCCACAGTGccccgcggcggccgcggcaCCGCCTCGGGACTACAACTCCCATAGtgccccgcggcggcggcggcagttccgggcggcggcggcggcggcagcgcctcGGCGCCGCGCCCGGT GTGCGGTGGTGCGGAGCATGGGCCCCGAGCGCGTCTGTCCGCGGGAGCCCGGGCCGCCGGAGGGCCCTGACGGCGCGGCGGGGTGGAGCGGcgatgaggaggaggaggaggaggaggaggaaggcggCGGGTACTTGTATCAGCCGCTGAGCCAGGAACCGGAGCAGGGCCCCGGCGAGGCGGGCCCCGGCCTGCAGGAGCGGCTGCAG ATGCTGCGGCTGCACCTGCCCGACCCGCCGGTGGACAGCGAGGAGGAGAgcgaggaggaggcggcggacGGCGCCACGGCTGCGAGCAGCCGCAGCTCCATCCCCATGGACGCAG AGCACGTGGAGCTGGTGAAGAGGACCATGGCCGGCGTGAAGCTGCCCACGCTGGGCATCCCTGCCTGGGCCAGCCAGATCTCGGAGGAGCAGTGGAAGGACGTGGTGCAGCGCACGCTGCAAGCGCGGCAGAGCCTCGGCGGGCCCCGGCCGCAGTGGGATTGA
- the PPP2R5D gene encoding serine/threonine-protein phosphatase 2A 56 kDa regulatory subunit delta isoform isoform X1 gives MPYKLKKEKESPKSTKSTTKPGSSSSSSSGKDGGAENSEEAPQPQQPQQPQQQQQQQPQQQQPASNKRPSNSAPPPTQLNKIKYSGGPQIVKKERRHSSSRFNLSKNRELQKLPALKDAPPHEREELFIQKLRQCCVLFDFISDPLSDLKFKEVKRAGLNEMVEYITHNRDVVTEAIYPEAVIMFSVNLFRTLPPSSNPTGAEFDPEEDEPTLEAAWPHLQLVYEFFLRFLESPDFQPNVAKKYIDQKFVLSLLDLFDSEDPRERDFLKTILHRIYGKFLGLRAYVRRQINNIFYRFIYETEHHNGIAELLEILGSIINGFALPLKEEHKMFLIRVLLPLHKVKSLSVYHPQLAYCVVQFLEKDSSLTEPVIVGLLKFWPKTHSPKEVMFLNELEEILDVIEPSEFVKVMEPLFRQLAKCVSSPHFQVAERALYYWNNEYIMSLISDNAAKILPIMFPALYKNSKSHWNKTIHGLIYNALKLFMEMNQKLFDDCTQQYKAEKQKGRFRMKEREEMWQKIEELARLNPQYPMYYAPLPLPPVCCMETETPTAEDIQLLKKTVETEAVQMLKDMKKDKVLLRRKSELPQDVYTIKALEAHKRAEEFLTSSQEAL, from the exons ATGCCCTACAAGCTGAAGAAGGAGAAG GAGTCTCCAAAGTCTACCAAAAGCACCACAAAGCCtggcagcagtagcagcagcagtagcGGGAAGGATGGTGGAGCAGAGAATTCAGAAGAG GCCCCGCAgcctcagcagcctcagcagccccagcagcagcagcagcagcagccccagcagcagcagccagcttcCAACAAGCGGCCCAGCAACAGCGCTCCGCCGCCGACCCAGCTGAACAAAATCAAGTACTCAGGGGGACCCCAGATCGTGAAGAAGGAGCGCCGGCACAGCTCCTCCCGCTTCAATCTGAGCAAAAACAGGGAGCTCCAGAAGCTCCCAGCCCTCAAAG ATGCTCCTCCGCACGAACGAGAAGAGCTGTTCATCCAGAAGCTGCGGCAGTGCTGCGTCCTGTTTGACTTCATCTCGGACCCCCTCAGTGACCTGAAGTTCAAGGAGGTGAAGCGCGCGGGCCTCAACGAGATGGTGGAGTACATCACACACAACCGTGACGTTGTCACTGAGGCCATCTATCCCGAAGCTGTGATCATG TTTTCAGTGAACCTCTTCCGGACACTCCCACCATCATCCAATCCCACAGGGGCAGAATTTGACCCTGAAGAAGATGAGCCTACATTAGAGGCTGCCTGGCCACACCTTCAG CTGGTGTACGAGTTCTTCCTCAGGTTCCTGGAGTCGCCTGACTTTCAACCAAATGTAGCCAAGAAATACATTGACCAGAAGTTTGTGCTGTCT ctgctggatCTCTTTGACAGTGAAGACCCCAGAGAAAGAGACTTCCTAAAAACTATTCTGCACAGGATCTATGGGAAATTCCTGGGCCTGAGAGCATATGTGAGGAGGCAGATCAATAATATATTTTACAG GTTCATCTATGAAACAGAACACCACAATGGGAttgcagagctcctggagatCCTGGGAAG CATCATCAATGGGTTTGCTTTGCCTCTGAAGGAAGAGCACAAGATGTTCCTCATCAGAGTCTTGTTACCCCTGCACAAAGTGAAGTCTCTCAGTGTGTACCATCCACAG CTGGCATACTGTGTTGTACAGTTCTTGGAGAAAGacagcagcctgacagagcCA GTGATTGTGGGCTTGCTGAAGTTCTGGCCAAAGACTCACAGTCCCAAAGAGGTGATGTTTCTAAATGAGCTGGAGGAGATCCTGGATGTGATTGAGCCATCCGAGTTTGTGAAAGTTATGGAGCCCTTGTTCAGGCAGCTGGCCAAATGTGTCTCCAGCCCACACTTCCAG GTGGCCGAGCGAGCGCTGTACTACTGGAACAACGAGTACATCATGAGCCTGATCAGCGACAACGCCGCCAAAATCCTCCCCATCATGTTCCCAGCGCTCTACAAGAACTCCAAGAGTCACTGGAACAA GACAATCCATGGGCTCATCTACAATGCACTGAAGCTCTTCATGGAGATGAACCAGAAGCTCTTTGATGACTGCACGCAGCAATACAAGGCAGAGAAGCAGAA GGGAAGGTTCAGGATGAAGGAACGAGAAGAAATGTGGCAGAAAATAGAGGAGCTGGCTCGGCTGAACCCCCAG TACCCCATGTATTATGCAcctctccccctgcctcccGTGTGCTGTATGGAGACGGAGACCCCCACTGCAGAGGACATCCAGCTGCTGAAGAAAACCGTGGAGACAGAGGCTGTGCAG ATGCTGAAAGACATGAAGAAGGACAAAGTTTTGCTGCGCCGGAAGTCTGAGCTTCCGCAGGACGTCTACACTATAAAAGCCTTGGAGGCCCATAAGAGAGCAGAAGAGTTCCTCACCTCAAGCCAGGAGGCTCTCTGA
- the PPP2R5D gene encoding serine/threonine-protein phosphatase 2A 56 kDa regulatory subunit delta isoform isoform X2, whose amino-acid sequence MLPAGEESPKSTKSTTKPGSSSSSSSGKDGGAENSEEAPQPQQPQQPQQQQQQQPQQQQPASNKRPSNSAPPPTQLNKIKYSGGPQIVKKERRHSSSRFNLSKNRELQKLPALKDAPPHEREELFIQKLRQCCVLFDFISDPLSDLKFKEVKRAGLNEMVEYITHNRDVVTEAIYPEAVIMFSVNLFRTLPPSSNPTGAEFDPEEDEPTLEAAWPHLQLVYEFFLRFLESPDFQPNVAKKYIDQKFVLSLLDLFDSEDPRERDFLKTILHRIYGKFLGLRAYVRRQINNIFYRFIYETEHHNGIAELLEILGSIINGFALPLKEEHKMFLIRVLLPLHKVKSLSVYHPQLAYCVVQFLEKDSSLTEPVIVGLLKFWPKTHSPKEVMFLNELEEILDVIEPSEFVKVMEPLFRQLAKCVSSPHFQVAERALYYWNNEYIMSLISDNAAKILPIMFPALYKNSKSHWNKTIHGLIYNALKLFMEMNQKLFDDCTQQYKAEKQKGRFRMKEREEMWQKIEELARLNPQYPMYYAPLPLPPVCCMETETPTAEDIQLLKKTVETEAVQMLKDMKKDKVLLRRKSELPQDVYTIKALEAHKRAEEFLTSSQEAL is encoded by the exons ATGCTCCCGGCGGGGGAG GAGTCTCCAAAGTCTACCAAAAGCACCACAAAGCCtggcagcagtagcagcagcagtagcGGGAAGGATGGTGGAGCAGAGAATTCAGAAGAG GCCCCGCAgcctcagcagcctcagcagccccagcagcagcagcagcagcagccccagcagcagcagccagcttcCAACAAGCGGCCCAGCAACAGCGCTCCGCCGCCGACCCAGCTGAACAAAATCAAGTACTCAGGGGGACCCCAGATCGTGAAGAAGGAGCGCCGGCACAGCTCCTCCCGCTTCAATCTGAGCAAAAACAGGGAGCTCCAGAAGCTCCCAGCCCTCAAAG ATGCTCCTCCGCACGAACGAGAAGAGCTGTTCATCCAGAAGCTGCGGCAGTGCTGCGTCCTGTTTGACTTCATCTCGGACCCCCTCAGTGACCTGAAGTTCAAGGAGGTGAAGCGCGCGGGCCTCAACGAGATGGTGGAGTACATCACACACAACCGTGACGTTGTCACTGAGGCCATCTATCCCGAAGCTGTGATCATG TTTTCAGTGAACCTCTTCCGGACACTCCCACCATCATCCAATCCCACAGGGGCAGAATTTGACCCTGAAGAAGATGAGCCTACATTAGAGGCTGCCTGGCCACACCTTCAG CTGGTGTACGAGTTCTTCCTCAGGTTCCTGGAGTCGCCTGACTTTCAACCAAATGTAGCCAAGAAATACATTGACCAGAAGTTTGTGCTGTCT ctgctggatCTCTTTGACAGTGAAGACCCCAGAGAAAGAGACTTCCTAAAAACTATTCTGCACAGGATCTATGGGAAATTCCTGGGCCTGAGAGCATATGTGAGGAGGCAGATCAATAATATATTTTACAG GTTCATCTATGAAACAGAACACCACAATGGGAttgcagagctcctggagatCCTGGGAAG CATCATCAATGGGTTTGCTTTGCCTCTGAAGGAAGAGCACAAGATGTTCCTCATCAGAGTCTTGTTACCCCTGCACAAAGTGAAGTCTCTCAGTGTGTACCATCCACAG CTGGCATACTGTGTTGTACAGTTCTTGGAGAAAGacagcagcctgacagagcCA GTGATTGTGGGCTTGCTGAAGTTCTGGCCAAAGACTCACAGTCCCAAAGAGGTGATGTTTCTAAATGAGCTGGAGGAGATCCTGGATGTGATTGAGCCATCCGAGTTTGTGAAAGTTATGGAGCCCTTGTTCAGGCAGCTGGCCAAATGTGTCTCCAGCCCACACTTCCAG GTGGCCGAGCGAGCGCTGTACTACTGGAACAACGAGTACATCATGAGCCTGATCAGCGACAACGCCGCCAAAATCCTCCCCATCATGTTCCCAGCGCTCTACAAGAACTCCAAGAGTCACTGGAACAA GACAATCCATGGGCTCATCTACAATGCACTGAAGCTCTTCATGGAGATGAACCAGAAGCTCTTTGATGACTGCACGCAGCAATACAAGGCAGAGAAGCAGAA GGGAAGGTTCAGGATGAAGGAACGAGAAGAAATGTGGCAGAAAATAGAGGAGCTGGCTCGGCTGAACCCCCAG TACCCCATGTATTATGCAcctctccccctgcctcccGTGTGCTGTATGGAGACGGAGACCCCCACTGCAGAGGACATCCAGCTGCTGAAGAAAACCGTGGAGACAGAGGCTGTGCAG ATGCTGAAAGACATGAAGAAGGACAAAGTTTTGCTGCGCCGGAAGTCTGAGCTTCCGCAGGACGTCTACACTATAAAAGCCTTGGAGGCCCATAAGAGAGCAGAAGAGTTCCTCACCTCAAGCCAGGAGGCTCTCTGA